In Deltaproteobacteria bacterium, the DNA window CTTACGCCCGGGAGCGTATCCAGGAGGCCCGGCATTATGTGGAAGAGGCGGGCCTCAATCCGGAAAAGATCCGTTTTAACAATTTATCGAGCAACATGGTTTGGTATTTAAAGGAAATTATCGGGGAATTTATGGATGAACTAAGCGAATCCAAAATTCCGCAATCCGCAATCCGCAATCCGAAATAGAACGATGGATCGTATTGACCTGAAAAAATTAGACCCCGATTTTAAGCACCGGTTAGCCCGGGAATTGGGGGGGGAACACATCAAAAAATGTTTTTCCTGCGGGGTCTGCTCGGCCCGCTGCCCCGTAGAAAAAATCGAGCCGGAGTATAACCCGAGAAAGATCATCCGTATGATCTTGTTAGGCATGGAAGAGGCCTTGCTCAAAGAAGAATTCCTCTGGCACTGTTCGACCTGTTATACCTGTCAGGAATCCTGCCCCCAGAAGGTTAATTTTACGGAAGTCATCTTCGCCTTGCGCAACCTGGCCGTCCGCAAAGGCCTGGCCCCGCCCGGTATGGGAGCGGCCCGGAATTTACTCAGTCAGCAGGGTCGGATGTATGAGGTGGGGGATTTTGAAAATGAGAAACGTCAGGAACTGGGGCTGCCGAAGATAATGGGAAACCCGGAGGAATATAAGAAGCTCTTAGGATAATAATCGAAGTGGTAACGGTTTATTAAAATATCACAGCCGGGGGCGGCTGTGCTACATAA includes these proteins:
- a CDS encoding 4Fe-4S dicluster domain-containing protein — translated: MDRIDLKKLDPDFKHRLARELGGEHIKKCFSCGVCSARCPVEKIEPEYNPRKIIRMILLGMEEALLKEEFLWHCSTCYTCQESCPQKVNFTEVIFALRNLAVRKGLAPPGMGAARNLLSQQGRMYEVGDFENEKRQELGLPKIMGNPEEYKKLLG